In Thioalkalivibrio sp. XN279, a single window of DNA contains:
- a CDS encoding alpha-hydroxy acid oxidase yields MALKRKLYSGQDFRRALSIAELREVARRREPHFAFEYVDSGAEDEVTLRRNRAAFEALAFVPGLLVDTTGRNQRRMMLGQEAAAPLVIAPTALNGVHCRDGDLALARAAAAAGIPFCLSTFANVRLERLAREVAGRHWMQLYLLTDRAIARDIVARADAAGFEALVVTADANVFGQREWDKRNYRGPGRLTLRNMLDVMRHPRWLVDVMWPQGFPRFANVYDFLPPEARSARAGVAYLPRLLQPDISWADLEWLRKAWPRKLLLKGVLSPADAERAAELGCDAVVLSNHGGRQLDGCVSPLEMLPEARAAVGDTCELYIDSGFRRGTDVLKALALGAQGVLIGAATLYGLAAGGEAGARHALDILSGEIDRALGQLGCRELGELGPQVLRRCPAP; encoded by the coding sequence ATGGCACTGAAACGCAAGCTCTACTCCGGGCAGGATTTCCGGCGCGCGCTGTCCATCGCCGAGCTGCGCGAGGTGGCACGGCGGCGGGAACCGCACTTTGCCTTCGAGTACGTCGATTCGGGGGCGGAGGACGAGGTGACCTTGCGGCGGAACCGCGCCGCATTCGAGGCGCTGGCCTTCGTGCCCGGGCTGCTGGTCGATACCACCGGACGCAACCAGCGCCGCATGATGCTGGGACAGGAAGCGGCGGCGCCGCTGGTCATCGCGCCGACGGCGCTCAACGGCGTGCACTGCCGTGACGGCGACCTGGCGCTGGCTCGCGCTGCCGCGGCCGCCGGAATCCCTTTCTGCCTCAGCACATTCGCCAACGTTCGCCTGGAACGGCTGGCGCGCGAAGTGGCGGGGCGGCACTGGATGCAGCTCTACCTGCTGACCGACCGGGCGATCGCGCGCGACATCGTGGCCCGCGCCGACGCGGCCGGCTTCGAGGCGCTGGTGGTCACCGCCGACGCCAACGTGTTCGGCCAGCGGGAGTGGGACAAGCGCAACTACCGCGGTCCCGGGCGCCTCACGCTGCGCAACATGCTGGATGTCATGCGTCACCCCCGCTGGCTGGTCGACGTCATGTGGCCGCAAGGCTTCCCGCGCTTCGCCAACGTGTACGACTTCCTGCCGCCCGAGGCGCGCAGCGCGCGCGCCGGCGTGGCCTACCTGCCGCGATTGTTGCAGCCGGACATCAGCTGGGCGGACCTGGAGTGGTTGCGCAAGGCCTGGCCGCGCAAGCTGCTGCTCAAGGGCGTGCTGAGTCCCGCCGACGCCGAGCGGGCTGCCGAGCTCGGCTGCGACGCCGTCGTGTTGAGCAACCATGGCGGTCGCCAGCTCGACGGCTGCGTGTCGCCGCTGGAGATGCTGCCGGAGGCGCGGGCGGCGGTGGGCGATACCTGCGAGCTGTACATCGACAGTGGCTTCCGGCGCGGCACGGACGTGCTGAAGGCGCTGGCGCTCGGCGCGCAGGGTGTGTTGATCGGTGCCGCGACGCTCTACGGTCTCGCGGCAGGCGGCGAGGCGGGTGCACGCCATGCCCTCGACATCCTCAGCGGCGAGATCGACCGTGCCCTGGGCCAGCTCGGTTGTCGCGAGCTCGGTGAACTGGGTCCGCAAGTCCTGCGTCGCTGCCCGGCCCCTTGA
- a CDS encoding GNAT family N-acetyltransferase → METAAALLARGMADNPNHVHAFGADEAPRRAALEGMFRMILAHQADEGRVLGAFHGRRLAGVCGMMPPGRCPSTLGSRFAALSALFMGSGLRHSRSVLDWLEDWTATDPDVEHWHLGPAAVEPTLRRRGIGDALLRACCEMLDAEGVAGYLENDRRENLAWLRRHGFEIIDEHQVLGAPNWFMLRTPPDAAAQPAEG, encoded by the coding sequence ATGGAAACTGCCGCCGCTTTGCTGGCGCGCGGCATGGCGGACAACCCGAACCACGTCCATGCCTTTGGCGCAGATGAGGCGCCGCGGCGCGCGGCCCTCGAGGGGATGTTTCGCATGATCCTCGCGCACCAGGCCGACGAAGGCCGGGTGCTCGGTGCATTCCACGGCAGGCGGCTGGCTGGCGTGTGCGGCATGATGCCGCCCGGCAGGTGTCCCTCCACCCTGGGCAGCCGCTTTGCGGCCCTCTCCGCACTGTTCATGGGCAGCGGACTGCGGCATTCGCGCAGCGTGCTGGACTGGCTGGAAGACTGGACCGCGACCGATCCCGACGTGGAACACTGGCACCTCGGGCCGGCCGCGGTCGAGCCGACGCTGCGGCGCCGCGGTATCGGCGACGCCTTGCTGCGCGCCTGCTGCGAAATGCTCGACGCCGAGGGTGTCGCGGGATACCTCGAGAACGATCGCCGCGAGAACCTCGCCTGGCTGCGCCGCCATGGCTTCGAGATCATCGATGAGCACCAGGTCCTCGGCGCACCCAACTGGTTCATGCTGCGGACCCCGCCGGATGCCGCGGCGCAGCCGGCCGAAGGTTAA
- a CDS encoding zinc-binding dehydrogenase: protein MHKIVIQKPGGYDALQLVEAPDPEPGPGEVVIACEACGVNYADGIIRMGLYASAKKLHGYPITPGFEVSGRITAIGDGVDAWRPGDEVVGLTLFNGYASHLRLPAAGVFAKPPLLDWVQAATLPTVFLTAWWMVHRQVHPVPGESWLVHSAAGGVGSALLQLARLADARAIGVVGAAHKVEHAVAMGADAVIDKSLENTWTTARRHAPEGYQAIFDANGVATLRQSYRHLAPTGRLVIYGFHSMLPHDGRLNWARLAWDWLRTPRFNPLRMTQENRSVLAANLSFLQSHAPSLREGMLWLLERFADGRLQPLPVETFALADAAAAQHRLESGQTIGKLALLPRS, encoded by the coding sequence ATGCACAAGATCGTCATTCAAAAGCCCGGCGGCTACGACGCCCTGCAGCTGGTCGAAGCGCCAGACCCGGAGCCGGGCCCAGGCGAAGTCGTGATTGCCTGCGAGGCCTGCGGCGTCAACTACGCGGACGGCATCATCCGCATGGGTCTCTACGCCTCGGCGAAGAAACTGCACGGCTATCCCATTACGCCCGGCTTCGAGGTTTCAGGCCGGATCACCGCGATCGGTGACGGCGTCGACGCCTGGCGACCCGGCGACGAGGTCGTCGGCCTGACGCTGTTCAATGGCTATGCCAGCCACCTGCGGCTGCCCGCCGCGGGCGTGTTTGCCAAGCCGCCCCTGCTCGACTGGGTCCAGGCGGCGACGCTGCCGACGGTATTTCTCACCGCGTGGTGGATGGTGCATCGCCAGGTGCACCCCGTCCCGGGCGAAAGCTGGCTGGTGCACTCGGCAGCCGGCGGCGTCGGCTCGGCGCTGCTGCAGCTGGCGCGGCTGGCGGATGCCCGCGCGATCGGCGTGGTCGGCGCCGCGCACAAGGTGGAGCATGCCGTGGCGATGGGCGCCGACGCGGTGATCGACAAGTCACTGGAGAACACCTGGACCACCGCACGGCGCCATGCGCCCGAGGGCTACCAGGCGATCTTCGACGCCAACGGCGTCGCGACCCTGCGCCAGAGCTATCGCCACCTCGCGCCCACCGGCCGACTGGTGATCTACGGCTTTCACAGCATGCTGCCGCATGACGGCCGCCTGAACTGGGCGCGGCTCGCCTGGGACTGGCTGCGCACGCCGCGCTTCAATCCGCTGCGCATGACCCAGGAGAATCGCAGCGTGCTGGCGGCGAACCTCAGCTTCCTGCAGTCGCATGCACCCAGCCTGCGCGAGGGCATGCTGTGGCTGCTGGAACGTTTCGCCGACGGGCGCCTGCAGCCGCTCCCCGTGGAGACCTTCGCGCTCGCCGATGCTGCCGCAGCGCAGCATCGGCTGGAGTCCGGCCAGACCATAGGCAAGCTCGCCCTCCTCCCGCGTTCCTGA
- a CDS encoding S9 family peptidase, protein MRHLTLAALALALSLPAFAAPPALQPADLFQLQWASDPKIAPDGRRIAYVRNHADIMADRYRQNLWLVDVDGDNHQPLTTGSENHVQPRWSPDGTRLAYVGNQDGSAQLYVRWLENDREARLAQLTESPSGLAWSPDGTRIAFTLFVPDRPEPFVKMPPAPKGAQWAERAKLIDRLVYRNDGRGYRRAGHRHVFVVPADGGAPLQVTAGDFDHGGTVSWTPDGKALVFAANRRDDADYQPLRAGLYRLELGTGELVTLFEHEGPVIGPRVSPDGQWVAFRAFADRERAYTQQELWLIGRNGGAPRRLAGELDRDIGELYWAADSRGVYFQYDEFGVTRVGLADLRGNAREAASGLGGASIGRPYPGASYSVARDGTIAFTQASTARPAEVAVADRRGRVKTLTALNENLLGQRSLGEVEEIWYESSVDGRRIHGWIIKPPGFDPAKKYPLVLEIHGGPFANYGPRFTYELQSYAAAGYVVLYTNPRGSTSYGAEFAGLIDKAYPGHDHDDLMDGIDAVIAQGYVDPARLYITGGSGGGVLTSWAIGKTDRFRAAVVQKPVINWYSFAFVTDIPIIATRYWFGAMPWEAPEEYLRRSPISLVGNVVTPTMVLTGEHDWRTPMSESEQYFQALKLRGVEAALVRIPEAPHSIVHRPSNAIEKVLHIIGWFDRYDAEATP, encoded by the coding sequence ATGCGTCATCTCACTCTCGCGGCCCTCGCGCTCGCCCTCAGCCTGCCTGCTTTCGCCGCGCCGCCGGCCTTGCAGCCCGCGGACCTGTTCCAGCTGCAATGGGCCAGCGACCCCAAAATCGCCCCCGACGGTCGCCGCATCGCCTACGTGCGCAACCACGCCGACATCATGGCGGACCGCTACCGGCAGAACCTCTGGCTGGTCGACGTGGACGGGGACAATCACCAGCCGCTCACCACCGGCAGCGAGAACCACGTGCAGCCGCGCTGGTCACCGGACGGCACGCGGCTGGCCTACGTCGGCAACCAGGACGGCAGCGCCCAGCTCTACGTGCGCTGGCTGGAAAATGATCGCGAGGCACGCCTGGCCCAGCTGACCGAGTCGCCCTCGGGACTGGCCTGGTCGCCCGACGGCACGCGCATCGCCTTCACCCTGTTCGTGCCCGATCGTCCCGAGCCCTTCGTGAAAATGCCGCCGGCCCCCAAGGGCGCGCAGTGGGCCGAGCGCGCGAAACTCATCGACCGGCTGGTGTATCGCAACGACGGTCGCGGCTACCGCCGTGCCGGTCACCGCCATGTCTTCGTCGTCCCCGCGGACGGCGGCGCGCCGCTGCAGGTCACCGCGGGCGACTTCGACCATGGCGGCACGGTGTCCTGGACGCCCGACGGAAAAGCCCTGGTGTTCGCCGCCAATCGCCGCGACGACGCCGACTACCAGCCGCTTCGCGCCGGGCTGTATCGCCTCGAGCTCGGGACCGGGGAGCTGGTCACGCTGTTCGAGCACGAGGGGCCGGTCATCGGGCCGAGAGTCTCGCCGGACGGACAGTGGGTGGCGTTCCGCGCTTTCGCTGACCGCGAGCGGGCCTACACGCAGCAGGAATTGTGGCTCATCGGCCGCAATGGAGGAGCGCCTCGCAGGCTGGCCGGCGAGCTCGACCGCGACATCGGCGAGCTTTACTGGGCGGCGGACAGTCGCGGCGTGTACTTCCAGTACGACGAGTTCGGCGTCACGCGCGTGGGGCTGGCCGACCTGCGTGGCAACGCGCGGGAAGCGGCCAGCGGGCTCGGCGGTGCCTCCATAGGCCGGCCCTACCCGGGCGCCAGCTACAGCGTGGCGCGCGACGGTACGATCGCGTTCACCCAGGCCAGCACCGCGCGGCCGGCCGAGGTCGCGGTCGCCGACCGCCGTGGGCGCGTCAAGACACTCACGGCCTTGAACGAGAACCTGCTCGGCCAGCGCAGCCTCGGCGAGGTCGAGGAAATCTGGTACGAGTCTTCCGTAGACGGCCGCCGGATCCACGGCTGGATCATCAAGCCGCCCGGCTTCGACCCGGCAAAGAAATACCCGCTCGTGCTGGAGATCCACGGCGGACCCTTCGCCAACTACGGCCCGCGCTTCACCTACGAGCTGCAGTCCTACGCCGCGGCCGGCTACGTCGTCCTCTATACCAACCCGCGCGGTTCCACCAGCTACGGGGCGGAATTCGCGGGCCTCATCGACAAGGCCTACCCTGGCCATGACCACGACGACCTGATGGACGGCATCGATGCGGTCATCGCGCAGGGCTACGTCGACCCCGCGCGCCTCTACATCACCGGCGGCTCGGGCGGCGGCGTGCTCACCAGCTGGGCCATCGGCAAGACCGACCGCTTCCGCGCCGCGGTGGTGCAGAAGCCGGTGATCAACTGGTACAGCTTCGCCTTCGTCACCGACATCCCCATCATCGCCACCCGTTACTGGTTCGGCGCCATGCCCTGGGAAGCCCCGGAAGAGTACCTGCGGCGCTCGCCGATCTCGCTGGTGGGCAACGTCGTCACGCCGACCATGGTGCTGACCGGCGAGCACGACTGGCGCACGCCCATGTCCGAGTCCGAGCAGTACTTCCAGGCGCTCAAGCTCAGGGGCGTGGAGGCAGCGCTGGTGCGCATCCCGGAAGCACCGCACAGCATCGTGCATCGCCCCAGCAACGCCATCGAGAAGGTGCTGCACATCATCGGCTGGTTCGACCGCTACGACGCGGAGGCCACGCCATGA
- a CDS encoding alanyl-tRNA editing protein, whose protein sequence is MTATRALYTEDAYRRDCAAEVVAAGPDGVVLDQTVFYPLGGGQPGDTGWLRTEDGRAWRVRDTRKAEGGVVMHLLEGNDPPPAPGTRIHAEIDWDRRYAHMRMHTCLHLLGAVLRYGVTGGQVGAEKSRLDFDTQDEIDKARVTDAVNALVMANQPVTSRWITDAELDAQPELVRTLSVQPPRGVGKVRLLEIRGVDLQPCGGTHVAATGEIGPIEVRKVESKGKRNKRVVIALAG, encoded by the coding sequence ATGACGGCCACGCGTGCGCTGTACACCGAGGACGCCTATAGGCGCGACTGCGCGGCCGAGGTCGTCGCGGCCGGTCCGGACGGCGTGGTGCTCGACCAGACGGTGTTCTACCCGCTGGGCGGCGGCCAGCCGGGCGACACGGGCTGGCTGCGCACCGAGGACGGGCGCGCCTGGCGCGTGCGGGACACGCGCAAAGCAGAAGGCGGCGTCGTCATGCACCTGCTCGAGGGCAACGATCCGCCGCCCGCGCCGGGCACGCGCATCCACGCCGAGATCGACTGGGACCGGCGCTACGCCCACATGCGCATGCACACCTGCCTGCACCTGCTGGGGGCCGTGCTGCGCTACGGCGTCACCGGCGGCCAGGTCGGCGCCGAGAAGAGCCGGCTCGACTTCGACACCCAGGACGAGATCGACAAGGCCCGCGTCACCGACGCCGTGAACGCGCTCGTCATGGCCAACCAGCCCGTCACCTCGCGCTGGATCACGGATGCGGAGCTCGATGCGCAGCCGGAGCTGGTGCGCACCCTGTCCGTGCAACCGCCGCGCGGCGTGGGCAAAGTCCGCCTGCTGGAGATTCGGGGTGTGGACCTGCAGCCGTGCGGCGGCACGCACGTCGCCGCCACCGGCGAGATCGGGCCGATCGAGGTGCGCAAGGTCGAGAGCAAGGGCAAGCGCAACAAGCGCGTGGTGATCGCCCTGGCAGGCTGA
- a CDS encoding SGNH/GDSL hydrolase family protein produces MDYRYAAMAMAPLLLAQGLRVRRTAMRLPEPPGPRSGTAGEGTPLRLLVAGDSAAAGVGAASQDEGLSGAIVGALQGRFRVSWEVRATTGLRTAQVLRRLESGAAAPFDVAVMSLGVNDVTGGTRSADFVAQQVRLAALLQSRYAVRLTVLTGLPPMHAFPALPQPLRWVLGERARAFTRLLESVAESAPGCVVLTPRLPLDVRYIAVDGYHPGPLAYAEWGREVAELVVRQFGSG; encoded by the coding sequence ATGGACTACCGTTACGCCGCCATGGCCATGGCACCGCTGCTGCTCGCGCAGGGACTGCGTGTCCGGCGCACGGCAATGCGCCTGCCGGAGCCGCCGGGCCCGCGCAGCGGCACTGCGGGAGAAGGGACACCGTTGCGCCTGCTGGTGGCCGGCGACTCCGCCGCGGCCGGGGTGGGCGCGGCGAGCCAGGACGAGGGTCTCTCCGGCGCCATCGTCGGCGCCCTGCAGGGTCGTTTCCGCGTGAGCTGGGAGGTGCGGGCGACGACCGGGCTGCGCACTGCCCAGGTCTTGCGCCGGCTGGAGTCGGGTGCGGCGGCACCTTTTGACGTGGCCGTCATGTCGCTCGGCGTCAACGACGTCACGGGCGGGACGCGGTCCGCCGACTTCGTCGCCCAGCAGGTCCGGCTGGCCGCGCTCTTGCAGTCGCGCTACGCGGTGCGGCTCACGGTGCTGACGGGGCTGCCGCCGATGCACGCGTTCCCCGCCTTGCCGCAGCCGCTGCGCTGGGTGCTGGGTGAACGCGCCCGGGCGTTCACGCGCCTGCTGGAATCAGTGGCCGAGTCGGCACCGGGCTGCGTCGTGCTCACGCCGCGCCTGCCGCTGGACGTCCGGTACATCGCCGTCGATGGATATCATCCCGGACCGCTGGCTTATGCCGAATGGGGCAGGGAGGTGGCCGAGTTGGTAGTCCGGCAGTTCGGCTCCGGCTGA
- a CDS encoding nucleotide pyrophosphohydrolase, whose protein sequence is MSKPRFEDLSRRLAEFAAERDWEQFHSPKNLAMALAAETGELLEHFQWLSETQSAELSQEALDAVALELADVQVYLVRLADRLGIDLVAAAHRKIDLNAEKYPADKARGHARKYDRL, encoded by the coding sequence ATGTCCAAGCCTCGCTTCGAGGATCTCAGCCGCCGCCTGGCGGAGTTCGCCGCCGAGCGCGACTGGGAACAGTTCCATTCGCCTAAGAACCTCGCCATGGCGCTGGCGGCCGAGACCGGCGAGCTGCTGGAGCACTTCCAGTGGCTCAGCGAGACGCAGAGCGCCGAGCTGTCGCAGGAGGCGCTGGACGCGGTCGCGCTGGAGCTGGCGGACGTGCAGGTCTACCTGGTGCGCCTGGCCGATCGCCTCGGCATCGACCTCGTCGCAGCGGCACATCGCAAGATCGATCTCAACGCAGAGAAATATCCCGCCGACAAGGCACGCGGCCATGCGCGCAAGTACGACCGGCTGTGA
- a CDS encoding alpha/beta fold hydrolase: MPLRNALLALALIVLAAVLVAVGDAWAPDRPVADLAARWAPPPSEFVTIQGMQVHLRDEGPRDDPLPLLLLHGTSASLHTWNGWTRELSPERRVVRVDLPGFGLTGPFPHDDYSIERYIEFIAALLDSLGLQRVVVAGNSFGGQVAWESAVEMPARVAALVLVDAVGYPFTPESVPLAFQLARYPALRPLIERLLPRRVVRASLHDVYGDPHRVDEALVDRYYELALREGNRHALGLRFAHVMPTDARARRIATITQPTLILWGGRDRLIPLASGEGFARDIAGSRLVVFEALGHVPHEEAPVDTVIVVKDFLSGLN, encoded by the coding sequence ATGCCACTGCGCAATGCTCTCCTCGCCCTGGCCCTCATCGTTCTCGCCGCCGTGCTGGTGGCGGTCGGCGACGCCTGGGCGCCGGACCGGCCTGTGGCTGATCTGGCGGCGCGCTGGGCGCCGCCGCCCTCCGAGTTCGTCACCATCCAGGGCATGCAGGTACACCTGCGCGACGAGGGGCCTCGAGACGATCCCCTGCCGCTGTTGCTCCTGCATGGCACCTCGGCGAGCCTGCACACCTGGAACGGCTGGACGCGGGAGCTGTCGCCGGAGCGGCGCGTAGTTCGCGTCGATCTCCCCGGGTTCGGGCTCACCGGTCCGTTCCCGCACGACGACTACAGTATCGAGCGCTACATCGAGTTCATCGCCGCGCTGCTCGACTCGCTGGGGCTGCAGCGAGTCGTCGTTGCCGGCAACTCCTTTGGCGGCCAGGTCGCCTGGGAGAGCGCCGTCGAAATGCCGGCGCGCGTGGCCGCGCTGGTGCTGGTCGACGCCGTGGGCTACCCCTTCACGCCTGAGTCGGTACCGCTCGCGTTCCAGCTGGCGCGCTATCCCGCCTTGCGTCCGCTCATCGAGCGCCTGCTGCCAAGGCGCGTGGTCCGCGCCAGCCTGCACGATGTATATGGCGATCCGCACCGCGTGGATGAGGCCCTCGTCGACCGCTACTACGAGCTCGCACTGCGCGAGGGCAATCGCCACGCCCTCGGATTGCGCTTCGCGCACGTCATGCCGACCGACGCGCGCGCCAGGCGGATCGCGACCATCACCCAGCCCACGCTGATCCTGTGGGGCGGTCGCGACCGGCTCATTCCGCTCGCCAGCGGGGAAGGTTTTGCGCGCGACATTGCCGGCAGCCGGCTCGTGGTATTCGAGGCTCTCGGACACGTACCGCACGAGGAAGCGCCCGTCGATACCGTCATCGTCGTAAAGGACTTCCTGTCCGGCCTGAATTGA
- a CDS encoding efflux RND transporter periplasmic adaptor subunit, protein MTAALLPALLQAATPVTVAIPETGQATQTLSLSGNLTPRQASRLSPQVPGLVAEMRVDAGDTASAGDILVKLEARSAELEEARARAVLGEAQAALAEARRLRDEGRRLLERRVLPDSEVQAREAALQLAEATVARAQAELAIARERVLQHVVRAPFDGVVSQRLAEAGEWVGTGTAVLELVAVDDLWLDVRVPQQFWNRLGDQVELAAFAEALPGQALDAKVNARVPVNDPAARTFLLRLLVHDESGRLTPGMSARVEIAIPGGQAATLVPRDAILRYPDGTTTLWLALPQDGGWVARQAQVEVLRLAGANAELAGALPPGARVVTRGNEGLAEGESLAFVDAP, encoded by the coding sequence TTGACCGCCGCCTTGCTGCCCGCCTTGCTGCAGGCCGCCACGCCAGTCACAGTGGCGATCCCCGAGACCGGGCAAGCGACACAGACGCTATCGCTCAGCGGCAACCTGACGCCGCGCCAGGCCTCGCGCCTGTCGCCACAGGTGCCAGGACTGGTAGCCGAGATGCGCGTCGACGCCGGGGACACGGCCAGCGCCGGCGACATCCTGGTCAAGCTCGAGGCACGTTCCGCGGAGCTGGAAGAGGCGCGCGCTCGCGCCGTCCTGGGTGAGGCGCAGGCCGCACTGGCCGAGGCCCGGCGCTTGCGCGACGAAGGTCGGCGGCTGCTGGAACGCCGCGTGCTGCCGGACAGCGAGGTGCAGGCGCGCGAGGCGGCGCTGCAGCTGGCTGAAGCGACAGTGGCGCGTGCCCAGGCCGAACTCGCGATCGCCCGCGAACGCGTCTTGCAGCACGTGGTGCGTGCGCCGTTCGACGGCGTCGTGAGTCAGCGTCTCGCCGAGGCGGGTGAATGGGTTGGAACAGGCACCGCGGTGCTGGAACTGGTCGCCGTGGACGACCTGTGGCTGGACGTGCGAGTGCCGCAGCAATTCTGGAACCGCCTCGGAGACCAGGTCGAGCTGGCGGCTTTCGCCGAGGCGCTGCCGGGGCAGGCGCTGGATGCGAAGGTGAATGCCCGGGTGCCTGTGAACGACCCCGCGGCGCGCACCTTCCTGCTGCGGTTATTGGTGCACGATGAATCGGGGCGCCTGACGCCGGGCATGTCAGCGCGGGTGGAAATAGCGATTCCCGGTGGCCAGGCCGCCACCCTGGTGCCGCGCGACGCCATCCTCCGTTATCCGGACGGCACGACCACGCTCTGGCTGGCCCTGCCGCAGGACGGCGGCTGGGTCGCCCGACAGGCGCAGGTGGAAGTGCTGCGCCTCGCCGGGGCGAATGCCGAACTCGCGGGCGCGCTGCCGCCCGGCGCCCGCGTGGTGACGCGCGGCAACGAGGGCCTGGCCGAGGGCGAATCCCTCGCCTTCGTCGACGCGCCATGA